In Actinomadura luteofluorescens, the sequence AGCCGGTTGGCCGCGTTGATCATGGCCACCAGGTAGACCAGCGCGGCGATCTGGTCGTCGTCGAAGTGCTCGCGCACCCGGGCCCACGTGGCGTCCGAGACGCCCTGGTGGGCGTCGGCGAGCCGGGTGCCCTCCTCGGCCAGCGCCAGCGCGGCCCGCTCGGGCTCGGTGAAGACGGTCGACTCGCGCCAGGCGGCGACCAGGTGCAGCCGGACCGCGGTCTCCCCGGCGGCCGCGGCGTCCTTGGTGTGGAGGTCCACGCACCAGCCGCAGCCGTTGATCTGGCTGGCGCGCAGCATCACCAGCTCCTGGAGGTCGCGGGGCAGCGACGACTGCTGGATCGCCACGCTGACGGCGGCGAAGCGCTTGCCCACCTTGGCGGCGAACTCGTTGGTCATCAGGTTCAGACGGGGTTCCATGCCTTGCTCCTAGCCTGCCGGGGTGCGCGCCGCGCGGACCGTCCCGCGCGGCGTCCTGACGACCATGGAGATGCCGGTGCCCCGTCCCGCGTGACAGCGCGGGCACTGTGACGTACGCCACCGGCCGGGCCCGGCCCGGGCTCGGGGCTCGCCCGTGGTGGTCGTTAGAGCCGGGTGTGGCCGGGTAGCCGTATGCGGTGGCCGGAGGATCCGGCGACTGATCCGACACCGAGGGGGCGGAGTTGACCACGCCGGAGGAGAACGCTCCGAAGACCGAGAACACCGACCGGGCGGAGCCCGGCGAGGACCGGGAGCCGCGACCGGACGTGCGCACCGAACTGGGCGCCGAGCTCGAGGACAAGATGGCGGAGAAGGGCCTGTCGCGCGACGACTTCTCCGAGTCCTGAGGCGCGCGGGCGACCGGCACGGATGCGACGGGAGGACCTTGTGATCGGCGCGTTGTACGAGCGGTGGCTGCTGGAGATGTGGGCCGGGGACTTCGGGCTCGCCCGCGACCTGGTCACGCCGGACTTCGTCGGGCACTGGCCGGGGCATGACGTGCACGGCGCCGACGAGCTGATCGACGTCCTGCGGCAGGGCCACGCGCCTTTCGAGGGCGTCACGGTGACGCTGGACGTGGGCCCGATCGTGGACGGGGACCAGGTCGCCGCCCGTTGGACGTTCGGCGGACGGTACAAGGGCGGCGTGCCGGGAGCGACCGCCCCGGAGGGCACGGACGTCTCCTTCGAAGGCCACGACGTCCTGCGCGCCGAAGGCGGCCGGTTCGCGGAGTACTGGGTGATCTCCGACGTCCGGGCCCTCGACCGCGCGCTCGGGACCGAGTGAGTCTCCCCCGAACTCGTTACTCGGGCAGGGGCTGGAGGGTCGGGTCGCAGAGGCGGCAGCCCAGCATGCCCTGGTAGATGCCGTGCTCCGGGCAGCGCTCCAGGTGGCCATTGGACAGGTACAGGTCACCCTCGGACGTCCCCAGGGCTTCGAAGGTGTTGCCCATGCCTCGTCACCTGTCCCCCGGGGTGGAGGGGACGGCCTCGGCGTTTCCGGCGTCCTGCGGGTCGTGGGAGAAGCGGGCGGGCCACCATACCTTGGGGCCGATCATCCGGACGAGCGCCGGGACCAGCAGGGACCGCACGACGAGCGTGTCCAGCAGCACGCCGAACGCGACGATGAACGCGATCTGCGCCAGGAACGACAGCGGGATGACGACCAGGGCGGCGAACGTGGCGGCCAGGACGACCCCCGCCGAGGTGATGACGCCGCCGGTCGCCGTCAGGCCGCGGAGCACGCCCTCCCGCACGCCCCAGCGCCGCGTCTCCTCCCGCACCCGTGACATGAGGAAGATGTTGTAGTCGACGCCGAGCGCGACCAGGAACACGAACCCGTAGAGCGGAACGGAGGCGTCCAGGCCGGTGAAGCCGAACAGATGGCGGAACACCAGGGCCGCGACGCCGAGCGTGGCGACGTAGTTCAGCGCGACGGTCGCGATGAGCAGGACGGGCAGCGGCAGCGAGCGCAGCAGCACCACCAGGATGACCAGGATGATCGCCAGGACGACCGGGATGATGACGGTCCGGTCGTGGGCGGCGGTGTCCTGGGTGTCGACCTGCTGGGCGGTGTAGCCCCCGACCTTCGCGTCCGCCCCGGGGACGCCGTGCACCGCGGTGCGCAGGCGCTTGAGGGCGGCCTTCGCGGCGTCGCTGTCGGCGGCCGCCTTCAGCGTCGCGTCGATCCGGACCCGCCCGTCCACGACCTTCGGCGGGCCGCCCGGGCGGCCGGACGCGCCGGCGGGCGCGGCGCCCGCGACGCCGTCGGTGCGTGCCGCGGCATCGGTCACGGCCTTGACCTGCGCCGCGTTGGCGATGATGACCGCCGGCTGGCCGGAGCCGCCGGGGAAGTGCTCGGAGAGCGTCCGCTGCGCGGCGACCGAGGGCGCGTCGTTGATGAACGTCTCGTCCAGCGGGACGCCGTGGGCGCGCAGCCCCGGGGCGAACGCGGCGCAGGCGATGAGGGCGATGCCCGTCGCGGCGACGACGCGGCGCGGGTGCAGGTCGACCAGGCGGGCGACGCGGGCCCACAGGCCCCTTCCCCCGTGGGCGCCCTCGGCCGGGGGCCTCGGCCTCGCGGGCCAGAACGCGGCCCGTCCGAGCACGACGAGGACCGCCGGGAGGAACGTCAGCGCGCTGAGGACGGCGCAGGCGATGCCGATCGCGCCGACCGGCCCGAGGGCGCGGTTGTTGGTGAGGTTGCTGAGCAGCAGCGCGAGCAGGCCGAGCGCGACGGTGGCGCCGCTGGCGACGATCGCGCCGAACGATCCGCGCACCGCCGCCCACCCGGCGGCGAAGCGGTCCCGGCCCGCGGCCGTCTCCTCCCGGAAGCGGGCCGCCAGCAGCAGCGCGTAGTCCGTGGCGGCGCCGATGACCAGGATCGACAGGATGCCCTGGACCTGGCCGTCGACCCGGACGACGTCGGCTTTGGCCAGCGCGTAGACCACCGCGCACGCCAGGCCCAGCGCGAACACCGCCCCGAGGATGATCACGAGCGGGAGCAGGAAGCCGCGGTAGACCAGCAGCAGGATGACCAGGACGGTGACGAGCGCGACGCCAAGCAGCAGCCCGTCGATGCCGGCGAAGGCGTCCGACAGGTCCGCCTGGGTGGCGGCCGGCCCGCTGATCTGCGCCTTCGTCCCGGGAACGGTCTCGGCGGACGCACGGACCCGGTCCAGCACGGCCGGCAGTTCGTCTCCGAGGTCGGGCCTGAGCGGGACGACGCCCTCGAGCGCCCGGCCGTCGTCCGAGCGGAGGGCCGGGGACGGCGTCCCGAGGGTGCCGGGCGCGCCGCGCAGGCCGGCGAGCGCACGGGTCGCCGCGTCGCGCTGGGCGTCGGAGACCCGGCCGTTCACCGTCCACACGACGATGGCGGGCACGGTCTCCTTCTCGGCGAAGGCCTGCTGCTCCCGCAGGACCTGGGTGGACTCGGCGCTGCGCGGCAGGAAGGCCGCCTGGTCGTTGGTGGAGACCTCGCCGAGCTTCCCGGCATAGGGGCCGAAGGCACCGCCGATCGCCAGCCATATCAGGAGCAGAACTGCTGGTATCGCCCAGCGGACGGGGCGTGAGGGTGTCGGCATCGGTTCCTCCCAGCGAGTTCGACCTGCCGCGGCCATACCCACAAATACCTCACTCATTAACTATCTCAATGATTGAGTTAATGTAATCTGATCGGCATGGCCGAGGGAGCGGAGGAGACGGAGGGCCCCGCCGGCCTCCGGTCGTTCGCCGTCGAGCTGCGCCGGATGAACGCCGAGTTCAACCGGATCGCGCACGAGTTCGCCCATGCGAGCGGCCTGCATCCCACCGACGTCCAGGCCCTGGTCACGATCATGGACGCGCCGCTGCGCACCCCCGGCCGGCCGATGACCCCGGGGCGGCTGCGCGAGGAGCTGAACGTCACCTCCGGCGCGGTCACCGCCTGCCTCGACCGCCTCGAACGGCTCGGCCACATCACCCGGACGCGCGACCCCGCCGACCGGCGGGTCGTCCATCTGCGCTACGAGCCGTCCGCGATGACCATGGGCCGCGCGTACTTCCGCCCGCTGGCGGAGAGCACCGAGGCGGCGCGGGCCGGCTTCACCGAGGAGGAACTGCGCCTCGTCCTGCGCTTCCTGCGCGCGATGAACGAGGAACTGTCGGCCCTGCGCACCCGCGATTCCGGCCGTTAGGGCGGCGACGCGCTAGGCGGGGCCGAGCAGGTCCCAGCGGTTGCCGGCCAGATCGAGGAAGACGGCGAGGCGTCCGTAGGGTTCGGTGCGGGGCGGGGAGACGAACTCGACGCCCGCGGCCGTCATGCGTGCGTGAGCGGCGTCGAAGTCCTCCACCCGCAGGAAGAACCCCACGCGCCCGGCGGCCTGGTTCCCGACCACGGCGGCCTGGCGCGGGCCGTCCGCGCGGGCGAGCAGGACGCCCGTCTCGGCGCCCGGCGGCCGGACGACCACCCACCGCTTGGGACGGCCGTCGTTGGTGAGCGAAGGCGAGTCCTCCACCAGGTCGAACCCGAGGGCGCCGGTGAAGAACGCGATGGCGTCGTCGTAGTCGTCCACGACGATCGTGATGAGATCGAGCCGCACCATCATGAGGGTACGGTGCGCCGCGGTCGCGCGGCCGAGCAACGGAGGGACGTCCGGCATGGACAAGACGGAGGGCAGCCGCACCGCCGTGCTCGTGTGCCAGGCCCGGGCCGTGGCCCACGGCCGCCTGGCCCCCGACCGGTTCGCCGATCCCACCGCGTCGGCGCTTCTGCGACCCGACGAGCTGGCCGCCGTCGAGCGGGTCCGCTCGGGAAGGCCCCCCGAAGGCTGGGGGCCCCGGATGGAGTACGAGTTCCTGCGGGCGACGGCCGAAGGCCTGGTGCCGCGCACGGTCGCCATCGACGATGCCGTCAGGGAGCGCACCAGCCCGCAGGTCGTGATCCTGGGCGCCGGCCTGGACGGACGGGCCTGGCGGATGCCCGAGCTGGCCGGGGCCGCCGTGTTCGAGGTCGACCACCCCCGTTCCCAGGAGGACAAGCGGCAGCGCGCCGCGGGCCTCTCGTCGCCCGCCGGGAAGGTCGCCTTCGTACCCGTCGACTTCACGGCCGACAGGCTCGACGACTCCCTGAAGGCGGCCGGCCATCGGGCCGACCTGCCGACCACCTGGATCTGGGAGGGTGTGGTCCCCTACCTGACCCGCGCCGAGGTGGCGGCCACGGTGCGGGACCTCGCGGGGGCCTCCGCGCCGGGGAGCCGCCTCGTGGTCAACTACCAGTCACCGTCGCCGGCCGCCTCGCTCGGCCGGCTGCTGGCCCGCGCGATGAGGCGGCTGTCCCGGCGGCCCGACCCGATGGCGCACGAACCCTGGAGGTCCGCCTGGACGCCGGCGGCGATGCGCGAGCTGCTGACCGGGCAGGGCTTCGCGGTGGTCGGCGACACCGACCTGCTCTCCCTGGCCGGGGCGCTCGCGCTGCCCGTCCGCAGCCGGCGGTCTCTCGGATCCGGCCGCGTCCTGGTGGCCGACCGCCGGGCCGGGTGACGCGAGGACCGCCCGTGGCGCTGAAGGAGGTGTCGGCGGGCCGGTCGCGTGGCCCGCCGGCATGGGCCCCGCCTCCCGACACCGCCGGTCAACGAGGCGGGGCCCGCCCGCCGGTCAGGCGTGGGACAGGGCGAACGCCGCCAGGAACCCCACGACCATGATCAGACCGGTGAGCAGGTGGGTGTCCTCGTAGGCCTCGGGGATCATCGTGTCGGCGATCATGGTGAGGATGGCCCCGCCGGCCAGCGCGGTGATGCCGGCCAGGACGTCGTCCGGGGCGTCGCCGAGCACCGTGTGGCCCGTGATCGCCGCCAGGGCGCTGATCAGCGCGATCCCGCTCCACAGCCCGAAGACGTAGCCGCGGCCGCGCCCCGCGCGGCGCATCCCCGAGGCGCTGGAGAGTCCCTCGGGGACGTTGCTGATGAACACCGCGACCACGGTGACGAGGCTGACCGCGCCGCCGCCCAGCAGGCTCGTGCCGATCACGATGGACTCGGGCACGCCGTCCAGCAGCGCGCCCAGCGCGATGGCGCTCCCCGATCCGGGCCGCTGCTCCTCCGACGGCTGCTGCCCGCCCGAGCGCTTGCGGTGCCGGGCGCCCCTCCAGGCCAGGAGGGCGTTGGCGCCGGCGTAGAGCACCGCGCCGGTCACCGCCCCGATCGCCGTCGGGGTCAGCCCGCCCCGCTCGTTCGCCTCGGCGATCAGGTCGAACGACACCGCCGACACCAGGACACCGCTGCCGAACGCCATCACGCTCGCCACGATCCGGGCCGGGACGGGCACGAGGAATCCGGCCAGGGCCCCCATCACCAGCGCCGACCCGGCCAGCAGGCCCCATCCTCCGGCCTGCAACGCTCCCTGCACGGCACTCCCTTCCGGCCACGGCCCTCACGCCGACGGCCGATGGGCCGCCGCGGCGACTACCCGTGGGCGTACTCGTCGACGTCCAGTTCGGCTGGCGACATCTGCGTCGATTTCACGGTGAAGTACGCGTACTGGGAGATCCGCACGCGGGCACCCTATACCGGCGCCCGGCGCCTCCCCCGTCCCGCTTCATGACGATGCGGGCCGCGGGCCGCCTGCTAGTAGGGTCGGCCGCATGCCCGCCTCTTCCCCGGTGAGAGAGCCCAAGCCTCCCCAGATCCCCTGCGGGCTCACGCCCGCCGGGAAGGTCGAGCGGCACGTCCGGCACGACGGCAAGTACCTTTCGCTGGACTACGGCGCGGACACCCTGTCCATGGACGACCCGGACGGCGTCGAGGACGTCGAGTTCGAGCGCTGCCGCTTCACCCGGACCGTCTTCTCCGAGCTGGTCCTGCATCGGGCCGGGTTCGCCGACTGCGCGTTCGGCGACGCCGACCTGGCGAACCTGCGGGCGTTCAACTCGCGGATGTTCAACGTGCGGATCATGAACGCGCGGATGACGGGGATGCGGCTCGCCGAGAGCGGTCTGCGGGACGTGCTGGTCGAGGGGTGCCGCGCCGACCTCACCGGCTTCAGGTACGCACGCCTGCGGGACGTCGTCTTCCGCGACTGCAACCTGGCCGAGGCCACGTTCCAGTCCGCCGAGATGACCGACGTCCGGTTCGAGAACTGCCGGCTCGGCGGCGCCCAGTTCTCCGGGGCGAAGATGAGATCCGTCCGGTTCCGCGGCTGCGACCTGCGCGGCGTCGCCGGCCTGAGCTCCTTCCAGGGGGCGATCGTCGCGAGCGGCGACGCGATGAGCCTGCTGGACGCGTTCGCCGCGGAGCTCGGCATCACCATCGAGGACTGACCGGCCGCCGGGAGGGCCCCGACCGGCGGGCCGGTCTCATGCGAGCGTGAGGAACAGCTTCTCCAGCAGCGCGCGGTCCGCGGCGGCCTGCGCGGTGCCCGCCCTCTCCGGGACGGCGCACCGCTCCAGCCCGGTCGCGATGATCTTGAAGCCGGCCCGGTCCAGGGCCCGGGAGACGGCGGCCAGCTGGGTGACCAGCTCGGCGCAGTCCCGTCCCTCCTCGATCATCCTGATGACGCCGCCGATCTGGCCCTGCGCCCGCCTCAGCCGCAGCGCGACGTCGTCGAGCGCGTCCCTGTCCAGCTCCATCCCGCTCCCCCTCACGCGCTGCGCTCGCGCTCGGCGGCCTGGCGCCGCACGTCGTCCAGGTCGACCGCGCGGGCGCCGTCGATCAGCTTCTCCAGCTCCTGCTCGGGGAGCGCGCCCGGCTGGGCGTACAGCACCACGTTCTCCCGAATGATCATCAGGGTGGGGATCGAGGTGATGCCGAACGCGCCCGCCAGCTCCGGCTGGGCCTCGGTGTCGACCTTGCCGAACATGATGCCGTCGTGGCGCCCGGACACCCGCTCGTACACCGGGCCGAAGAAGCGGCACGGCCCGCACCAGCTCGCCCAGAAGTCGATGAGGATCATGTCGTTGCCGTCGAGGACCTCGTCGAAGTTCTCGCGCGTCAGCTCTGTCGTCGCCATCACGGCCTCCCATCCTGCGGCGGATACCCCTACGGGTATGAGAACCCGCACCTGAGAAGGCGTATTCCAGGGTCAATACCACTCCGTTGTATACGGGTAGGGGTATGGCTTGGCCCCCGATGCGTCAGCTGAGGTCCGTCGGGGAAGGCACCTCTGAGGGGGAGCATCATGGGTTACGCGATCAGCGTCCGGCTGCACCGGCCGTTCGGCGAGACCGTCGAGCAGGTGCGCGCGGTCCTGAAGGACCAGGGCTTCGGCGTGCTGACCGAGATCGACGTGCGGGCCACCCTGCGCGAGAAGCTCGGCGAGACGATGGAGGACTACCTCATCCTGGGAGCCTGCAACCCGCGGCTCGCGCACCGGGCACTCGGCGTCGACCGGCGGATCGGCCTGCTGCTGCCCTGCAACGTCGTCGTGCGCGCCGACGGTGAGGAGACCGTCGTGGAGGCGCTGGACCCGCAGGTCATGGTGTCGGTCAGCGACCGCCGCGACCTCGGACCCGTCGCCGACGAGGCGGCGGAGCGGCTCGCCGCCGCGTTGCGGCGGCTGGACGCCTGACCCCGCCACCGCGCTCAGCGGCCGGGGAACTCGATCTCGGCGGCCTCACCGGCGCCGAGCAGGAAGTAGCCGAGGAACGTCACACCGTCCGCCTCGGCGTCGAAGCGTGCGACGCGGGCGCCCTCGGGCTCGTGGAACACGTCGCCGGGGCCGAGGACGACCGCCGGTTCGCCCTCGATCTGGTAGACGGCCGACCCGGTCTCGATGCTGCCGAAGACCGGTCCGTTGTGCACGTGCAGCCCGGCCGCCTGGCGGGGCGCGATGGCGATGCGGCGGACCTCGACCCGGTGCGTGCCGCGGGGTGGCGACAGCGGCTGGTCGAGCAGCACCGTGCGGGTGATCGGCGGGACGTCCTCCGGTCGGCCCCCGTGGTACTCCTCGTCGCCGACCGGCCCCCCGGCCTCGGCGGAAGTCCCGTCGTCCGGCACCGGCTCGATGGCCAGATGCGTCATGGGACGGTCGGGAGTGGCGCCGTGCCAGTGCCATTCACCGGGCGCGATGTGCACGGTGTCTCCGGCGCGGATGGTCTCGACCGGCCCGCCGCGACGCTGGACGCGCCCGGTGCCTTCGGTGACGACCAGCACCTGCCCGAGCGGATGCCGGTGCCACACGGTGCGGCTTCCAGGCGCGAAGCGGACGCTGTCGACCTGTGCGCCCGCCCCTCCCCCGGCTTCGGCCACCGGCGCGATCCAGGCGTCACCGGTGAACCACGCGGACGGGGCGGCGGCGCCACCGAGGGGTCCGTGGGATATCTGCATGCCGTTTCTCCGATGGTCAGCTGACGGTGCGCGCGTTCAGCAGCGCGAGGATTCCTGCGATCGCCTGGTCGAAGGGTTCCGGGGCGCCGGCCGCGCGAGCGAGGACGTAACCGCCCTGAAGCGTGGCGACGATCGCGGCCGCGGTGGAGGCGGGGTCCACCGAAGGCTCCAGCTCTCCGCGCTCCACCCCCTCTTGGACCACCGCCGCGAGCCGGGCGCGCAGCCAGGCGAAGGTCTCTTCGACGGGCTCGCGCAGCGCGGGCGTGCCGATGACGTCGGGGTCCTGCGTGAGCCTTCCGACGGGGCAGCCCCGCAGGACGTCCCGCTCCCTGCGCAGGTAGGCGGCGATGCGTTCGACGGCCGCCCCCGGCCCGGACAACTGCGCGTCGACGGCGGCGCGCATCTCCTCGGCGGTGCGGTCGATGGCGGCGCGGGCGAGTTCCTCCTTGCCCGCGAAATGGTGGTACATGCTGCCCTGGCCGGCCTCGGCCCGCTGCTGGATCGTCTTGGGGCTGGTCCCCACGTACCCGCGCTCCCAGAGAAGCTCCCGCGCACTCTCCACCAGCCGTTCCCGCGCACTCATGCCACGAGTGTACATACCAATAGGTACAGACCCGGTGTTCCGCGCGGGCGGCCAGGCGTCGCCGACGTCCAGGAGGGCCCCTCAGTCCGCCCCGACCGCCTTGCGCGTGGATCGGCCGGAGACGATGTCGTCGGCCAGCGGCATCACCACGGCGGCGATCTCGGCGATGGTCGCCTCCGGCACGCCGGCGGCGGCGAGCGAGGCCGTCAGGTGCCCGGCGACCCGATCGAAGTGGAAGCGCTCGATCCCGGGGCCGAGGTGGACGTCCTTCATCGCGCCGCCCCGGTAGACGGCCGGTCCGCCGATCGACTCGTAGATGCTCATGGCGCCGGCCCCGGACATTTATTGGCGATTCGCCAATAAACTTGCGGACCATGACGTCGTGAACCCGCCAGACCTGGGCCGGCGCCCCCTGTTGAGTGGGCGGACGCGACCACTCCCCTCACAGGACGGAACCCGATGCCAACCGTGACCGCTTCGGCCGACGGCCCTCCCACCTCGGCCCGGCCGGGCCCGCACCACTGGCCGGCGGTGCTCTCGGTGATGATGGGGATCTTCGTGATCGTCACCACCGAGATCCTCCCGATCGGGCTGCTGACGTCCATCGGCTCCGGCTTCACCGTCTCCGACGGGACGGCCGGGCTGATGATGACCATGCCCGGCTACCTGGCGGCGGCCGCCGCGCCCGCGGTCACCGTCGCGACGGCGCGGATCGACCGGCGGCTCATGCTGTGCGCCTGCATGTTCCTGCTGGCGGCGGCGAACTTCATCGCCGCGGCCGCCCCGGCGTACTGGGCGGTGCTCGTCTCACGCGTCCTCGTCGGAGTGGTCATCGGCGGCTTCTGGTCGATCGGCGCGGGCCTCGCCGGCCGGCTCGTCCCCGCACGGTCGGCGCGCCGGGCGACGGCGGTCGTCTTCTCGGCCGTCCCGCTGGGATCGGTCCTCGGCGTGCCGCTGGGGACGCTGATCGGCGACCTCGCGGGCTGGCGGACCAGCTTCGCGGTCATGGGCCTGCTGTCCGTGGCGGTGCTCATCGCGCTCGCCGTGCTCGTCCCCCCGCTGCCCGCGGAGGGGACCGCCCGCCTCACAGCGCTGCGCGGCATGATGCGGAGCCGCGGCACCCGGCACGCGCTCCTGGTGACCGTCCTGGTCGTCCTCGCGCACTTCGGCGCCTACACCTACGTCACGCCCTTCCTGGAACGGGTGACGCATGTGCCCCCAGGGCTGATCACGGTGTTCCTGCTGACCTACGGTGCCGCGGGCATCCTGGGGAACTTCCTGGCAGGCACGGCTCTGGCCCGCCATCCGCACGCCACCTTCGGCGCGGCCGGAGGTCTGATCGCCTTCGCCACCCTGGCGCTCCCTCTTCTGGGGCGATGGGACGTGGGCGCCATCGCACTGCTCGTTCTGTGGGGCGTCGGCTACGGCGCCGTCCCGGTCTGTTCGCAGGCCTGGTTCGCCAGAGCGGCCCCGCACGCCCCGGAGGCGGCGTCCGTGCTGTTCACGGCCTCGTTCCAGGCGACGCTGTCGACCGGCGCCCTGGTCGGCGGAGCCGTCATGGACCGCACCTCCCCATCGACGATCATGACGCTGGGCGGAGCCACCGCGGTCGTCATGGTGGTGGCCGTGGTCAGCGGGCGGCCTCGCCGGTCAGCCAGCGCCGCAGGGCCGGGAGGGGGACGTCGGCCCGGACGACCTCCAGCGCGGTGACCTTCAGGCCCACTCGGCGACGGCGGCGTCCAGGTCGGCGGCCAGGGTTTTCGTCCGGCCCGGGAGCAGGTCGCCCAGCTCGTTCAGGTGCCGCTCCGCCACGTGGCGGCGCAGGCGGCCCTCCGCGAGGACGCTGATCGCCGCCGCCTCCGGCGCCGGCCGCAGCGCGTGGCGGGCGGGATCGGACACCGAGATCAGGGCCACGGCCCTCAACCATGAGTCCTCCCCTGCCGGCCGGCACGCGGGCCGGCACCTCGACGGCGACCTGTTCCTCCACCATGACCGCTGCGCGGCCGCCTGGCCATCCGGTACGACCACCAATTCGGCGGGGCCCCGCCCTGTAGTGGCGGCGCCGGTCAGTCCCGCCGGGGGCGCTCCGGTGGGGGCGGGCGGTCCTTGCCGTGGCCGATGCGG encodes:
- a CDS encoding MFS transporter; translation: MPTVTASADGPPTSARPGPHHWPAVLSVMMGIFVIVTTEILPIGLLTSIGSGFTVSDGTAGLMMTMPGYLAAAAAPAVTVATARIDRRLMLCACMFLLAAANFIAAAAPAYWAVLVSRVLVGVVIGGFWSIGAGLAGRLVPARSARRATAVVFSAVPLGSVLGVPLGTLIGDLAGWRTSFAVMGLLSVAVLIALAVLVPPLPAEGTARLTALRGMMRSRGTRHALLVTVLVVLAHFGAYTYVTPFLERVTHVPPGLITVFLLTYGAAGILGNFLAGTALARHPHATFGAAGGLIAFATLALPLLGRWDVGAIALLVLWGVGYGAVPVCSQAWFARAAPHAPEAASVLFTASFQATLSTGALVGGAVMDRTSPSTIMTLGGATAVVMVVAVVSGRPRRSASAAGPGGGRRPGRPPAR